The following are encoded together in the Desulfococcus multivorans genome:
- a CDS encoding NADH-ubiquinone oxidoreductase-F iron-sulfur binding region domain-containing protein, whose translation MNPEIKETIKTKFDALRREAVRRQDLFRLSAAPKIHIGMATCGIAAGALETKAAFEETLKERNIEAHVHTVGCLGHCYAEPVVIIEHPDAGFPPIFYHEVTPGKAKMLTKMYIEGGDPRFEHVYGATEVNDMIPSVMDFSRFSMEKRVVMDKCGKIDPDDIYEYIAADGYAALFRALQMPPEEIVDMIKQSGLRGRGGAGFPTGVKWEMAFRVEHENKIVICNADEGDPGAYMDRTLLESNPHQVLEGMMICALAVGADAAIIYVRAEYPLAVKTLARAIRQAHELNLLGEGILGSEFNLEIDIFEGSGAFVCGEETGLIQSIEGYRGMPRHRPPYPVKSGLYGRPTVINNVKTLALVPPIVTQGAAWFRGIGTEGSPGTAVFSVVGDVVHPGLVEIPMGVTLRTLIFDICGGIPNHKGFKAVQIGGPSGGCLPESFLDTPIDFDSLTGAGAMMGSGGMVVMNEDTCVVNVSRYFLDFTQKESCGKCTFCRIGTRHLLSILDRLTCGTAHEGDLDLLASLAGDVKAGSLCGLGKTAPNPVLTSLKYFRDEYEAHLKEGRCPGMMCRPLTAFYIDLDACARGCDACALVCPTDAVFTTSTRKKGIDQSLCVKCGECVVACPPEYDAVRKVSPPSLAPVIQRPETPPTPDARESGDPIEDENPETSTDASKEG comes from the coding sequence TCTGTCGGCGGCACCGAAGATCCATATCGGCATGGCTACCTGCGGTATCGCCGCCGGCGCCCTCGAAACCAAGGCCGCCTTCGAAGAGACCCTCAAGGAACGGAATATCGAGGCGCATGTACACACCGTAGGCTGTCTGGGGCATTGTTACGCCGAGCCGGTGGTCATCATCGAACATCCGGATGCCGGGTTTCCCCCCATTTTTTACCATGAGGTGACCCCGGGCAAGGCAAAGATGCTGACGAAAATGTACATCGAGGGCGGAGACCCGCGATTCGAGCATGTTTATGGTGCCACCGAGGTGAACGACATGATCCCGTCGGTCATGGATTTTTCCCGGTTCAGCATGGAAAAACGGGTTGTCATGGATAAATGCGGGAAAATCGATCCCGACGACATCTACGAGTACATTGCAGCCGACGGATACGCCGCCCTGTTCCGAGCGCTTCAGATGCCGCCCGAAGAGATTGTCGACATGATCAAACAGTCCGGACTTCGAGGACGCGGCGGCGCCGGCTTTCCGACAGGCGTCAAGTGGGAAATGGCGTTTCGGGTCGAGCATGAAAACAAGATCGTCATCTGCAATGCGGACGAAGGGGATCCCGGCGCCTATATGGACCGAACCCTCCTCGAAAGCAACCCCCATCAGGTCCTGGAAGGGATGATGATCTGCGCATTGGCGGTGGGTGCCGATGCGGCTATCATCTATGTTCGTGCCGAATATCCCCTGGCGGTGAAAACCCTTGCCCGGGCGATTCGCCAGGCTCATGAACTCAATCTCCTGGGAGAAGGAATTCTGGGCAGCGAATTCAACCTCGAAATCGACATCTTCGAGGGATCGGGGGCGTTTGTCTGCGGCGAGGAGACGGGTTTGATTCAATCCATCGAGGGCTATCGCGGCATGCCCAGACATCGGCCGCCGTATCCGGTGAAAAGCGGCTTGTACGGTCGTCCGACCGTCATCAACAATGTCAAGACTCTCGCCCTGGTGCCGCCCATCGTGACTCAGGGCGCTGCCTGGTTCAGAGGCATCGGCACCGAAGGCAGCCCTGGAACGGCGGTTTTTTCCGTCGTTGGCGATGTGGTGCATCCGGGGCTGGTCGAGATTCCCATGGGGGTAACCCTGCGAACCCTCATTTTTGACATCTGCGGCGGCATCCCCAACCACAAGGGGTTTAAGGCGGTGCAGATCGGCGGACCCTCCGGCGGTTGCCTGCCGGAGTCGTTTCTGGACACGCCCATTGATTTCGATTCGCTCACCGGGGCCGGCGCCATGATGGGTTCGGGCGGAATGGTGGTCATGAATGAGGATACCTGCGTCGTGAATGTTTCACGGTATTTTCTGGATTTCACCCAGAAGGAATCCTGCGGTAAATGCACCTTTTGCCGCATCGGCACCCGGCATCTGCTGAGCATTCTCGACCGACTCACCTGCGGTACGGCGCACGAGGGCGACCTGGATTTGTTGGCGTCGCTTGCCGGGGATGTCAAGGCCGGGTCGCTCTGCGGTCTGGGAAAGACCGCGCCCAATCCAGTGCTGACCTCCTTGAAATACTTTCGGGACGAATACGAGGCCCACCTGAAAGAGGGGCGATGCCCGGGAATGATGTGCAGACCGCTCACGGCCTTCTATATCGATCTGGATGCCTGCGCCCGGGGATGCGATGCCTGTGCCCTCGTCTGCCCGACGGATGCCGTTTTTACCACCAGCACCCGAAAGAAAGGGATCGACCAGAGTCTCTGCGTCAAATGTGGGGAGTGCGTGGTGGCCTGTCCGCCTGAATACGATGCCGTGCGAAAGGTCTCTCCGCCGTCGCTGGCTCCCGTCATTCAAAGACCCGAGACGCCCCCGACGCCGGATGCCCGGGAAAGCGGGGATCCGATTGAGGATGAGAACCCGGAGACCTCGACCGACGCTTCCAAAGAGGGCTGA
- a CDS encoding 2Fe-2S iron-sulfur cluster-binding protein produces MVNIIVDNREISVEEGVPLLAACLENGIDIPNLCWMEGMGEPWAACRLCFVEIEGEKQPVTSCTVLTRSDMVVRTDTPAVRALQQSALALLLSVHHVDCKNCHANRKCALQDLARRLKVSLKPKHLENYLKPVERDETHPSLVYFPNRCVLCGKCIHVCRNLHGQPLISFARRGFDTIVSFQGDDTVFNAECTSCGACAAVCPVGALATKEMLNGL; encoded by the coding sequence ATGGTTAACATTATAGTGGACAATCGAGAAATTTCGGTGGAAGAGGGGGTGCCCCTTCTGGCGGCCTGCCTGGAAAACGGTATCGACATTCCAAATCTTTGCTGGATGGAGGGCATGGGTGAACCCTGGGCGGCCTGTCGCCTCTGTTTTGTCGAGATCGAAGGCGAAAAACAGCCCGTTACGTCCTGTACGGTCCTCACCCGAAGCGACATGGTCGTCCGCACCGATACGCCCGCCGTGAGAGCCTTGCAGCAATCGGCCCTGGCACTGCTGCTCTCCGTGCATCATGTGGATTGCAAAAACTGTCATGCCAACAGGAAATGCGCGCTTCAGGATCTTGCCCGGCGTCTCAAGGTCAGCCTGAAGCCGAAGCATCTCGAGAATTACCTCAAACCTGTGGAAAGGGATGAAACCCACCCCAGCCTCGTCTATTTCCCCAATCGATGTGTGTTGTGCGGGAAGTGCATCCATGTCTGCCGCAACCTTCACGGGCAGCCGCTCATTTCATTCGCCAGGCGTGGGTTCGATACGATCGTCAGCTTTCAGGGCGATGATACGGTTTTCAACGCCGAATGCACATCCTGCGGCGCTTGTGCCGCCGTTTGCCCTGTCGGTGCCCTGGCAACGAAAGAAATGCTCAACGGCCTGTAG